In Alphaproteobacteria bacterium, one genomic interval encodes:
- the fliN gene encoding flagellar motor switch protein FliN — protein sequence MSDEDLKLNELDATADDGDAPDGSAPPASPPETAASEPAKGGGRTDDMPTHGASELEAVFDIPVQLSAVLGRSTMQVSQLLKLGRGAVVELDRKVGEAIDIYVNNRLVARGEIVVVDDRLGVTMTEIIKSDRH from the coding sequence ATGAGTGACGAAGATCTCAAACTGAACGAACTGGATGCGACAGCAGATGATGGTGACGCGCCAGACGGTTCCGCCCCGCCGGCCAGCCCGCCTGAAACGGCGGCGAGTGAGCCGGCAAAGGGCGGCGGTAGGACGGACGACATGCCGACCCATGGGGCCAGCGAGCTGGAGGCAGTTTTTGACATCCCGGTGCAGCTTTCAGCCGTGCTTGGCCGATCAACCATGCAGGTGTCGCAACTTCTCAAGCTGGGGCGCGGCGCGGTGGTGGAGCTGGATCGCAAGGTCGGCGAAGCCATCGACATTTATGTCAACAATCGTCTGGTCGCCCGCGGGGAAATCGTGGTGGTGGATGATCGCCTTGGCGTGACCATGACCGAGATCATCAAGTCAGACCGTCACTAG
- a CDS encoding sigma-54 dependent transcriptional regulator: MKLLIVGSLSGHIGAAGKIALARGAKVSHVTDVEAALDAVRSGQGGELIMVDVTLDIQTLVESLQRERIAVPVVACGIGTDADTAVRAIRAGAKEFIPLPPDAELISAVLEAVAEESDSVLSRDPAMASVLRLAAQVAPSDATVLLTGESGTGKEVMARHIHSHSKRAKKVFVSVNCAAIPDNLLESELFGHERGAFTGAVARRIGKFEEASGGTLLLDEISEMDSRLQAKLLRAIQEKEIDRLGGTQPVKVDIRLIATSNRDLEQAVRDGSFREDLYYRLSVVNITLPPLRQRAKDIPLLAEHFLERYSRANGVANRPLDPAALDKLMHHSWRGNVRELENTMHRAVLLAEGDTIDPAAVQLSSMLLEPGRDDGTVGAHSDGAEEAAGSEASDDGEVAGLVGRTVAAVERDLIIETLSHCLGNRTHAATILGISIRTLRNKLKAYSADGVRVPAPGDSDRLMA; this comes from the coding sequence ATGAAACTGCTGATCGTCGGGTCACTGAGCGGCCACATCGGCGCGGCCGGCAAGATCGCCCTTGCGCGCGGTGCAAAAGTCTCGCACGTCACAGACGTTGAAGCGGCGCTGGACGCGGTTCGCTCCGGTCAGGGCGGCGAGCTGATCATGGTGGATGTGACTCTGGACATCCAGACGCTGGTCGAAAGCCTGCAACGTGAACGCATCGCCGTACCGGTTGTCGCCTGCGGTATCGGCACGGACGCAGACACCGCGGTTCGCGCCATTCGCGCCGGCGCCAAGGAGTTCATCCCGCTACCGCCCGACGCCGAGCTGATTTCCGCCGTTCTTGAGGCAGTGGCGGAGGAATCCGACTCCGTTCTGTCGCGCGATCCGGCCATGGCCAGCGTCCTGCGGCTGGCCGCCCAGGTGGCACCCAGTGATGCGACCGTGCTCCTGACCGGCGAAAGCGGCACCGGCAAGGAGGTCATGGCCCGCCACATTCACAGCCACAGCAAGCGCGCCAAGAAGGTCTTCGTTTCCGTCAACTGCGCGGCAATTCCCGATAACCTTCTGGAATCAGAGCTGTTCGGTCATGAGCGCGGCGCCTTCACCGGCGCCGTGGCGCGACGCATCGGCAAGTTTGAGGAGGCCAGCGGCGGAACCCTGCTGCTGGATGAAATCAGCGAGATGGACAGCCGTCTGCAGGCCAAGCTGCTTCGCGCCATCCAGGAGAAGGAAATCGACCGCCTTGGCGGCACCCAGCCGGTCAAAGTGGACATCCGGCTGATCGCCACATCCAACCGCGACCTGGAACAGGCGGTGCGCGACGGCTCTTTCCGTGAGGACCTGTACTATCGCCTGAGCGTGGTGAATATCACCCTGCCGCCCCTGCGCCAGCGAGCGAAGGACATTCCACTACTGGCCGAGCATTTTCTGGAACGCTATTCACGGGCCAATGGCGTGGCCAACCGGCCGCTTGACCCGGCAGCACTGGACAAGCTTATGCACCATAGCTGGCGCGGCAACGTCCGCGAGCTGGAGAACACCATGCATCGCGCCGTCCTTCTGGCTGAGGGCGACACAATTGACCCGGCTGCCGTGCAGCTTTCCAGCATGTTGCTGGAACCAGGCCGCGACGACGGCACGGTCGGCGCCCACAGCGACGGCGCAGAAGAGGCCGCCGGCAGTGAGGCAAGCGACGATGGCGAGGTTGCCGGGCTGGTCGGCCGCACGGTCGCCGCCGTGGAGCGCGACCTGATCATCGAGACGCTGAGCCACTGTCTGGGAAACCGCACCCACGCGGCCACTATCCTTGGCATTTCAATCCGCACGCTACGCAACAAGCTGAAGGCCTATAGCGCCGATGGTGTCCGTGTGCCG
- a CDS encoding MotA/TolQ/ExbB proton channel family protein, translating into MTDRVRDSHTAMRPSADGGAAVGRPDIATILGVGGAIGLIVTAIALGGDPVAFFDVKSVLIVLGGTFAVTMTNFSLGELFGTWRVVFRTLVTNDHNPGLAAATMVQLARLARRRGILGMQTVLNQVANRPFLYRALILLVDGMPGDQVERVMQREIAARNTRHGKSAMVLRRAGDISPAMGLIGTLVGLVQMLGGLDDPSTIGPAMAVALLTTFYGAILANVVFLPLAGKLERNTNAEAMVDTIFLQGVASIGRQENPRRLQMTLNTLLPPEIRIEDSQ; encoded by the coding sequence ATGACCGACCGTGTCAGAGACAGCCACACGGCCATGCGCCCCAGCGCCGACGGCGGCGCGGCCGTCGGTCGCCCGGACATCGCGACAATTCTTGGTGTCGGCGGCGCCATTGGACTGATTGTTACGGCCATCGCCCTTGGCGGCGATCCTGTCGCCTTCTTTGACGTCAAGTCCGTGCTGATTGTTCTGGGCGGCACATTCGCGGTCACCATGACCAATTTCAGCCTGGGCGAACTGTTTGGCACCTGGCGGGTGGTCTTTCGCACCCTAGTCACCAACGACCACAACCCCGGCCTGGCAGCGGCGACGATGGTCCAGCTCGCCCGGCTCGCCCGCAGACGCGGGATCCTCGGCATGCAAACCGTTCTCAATCAGGTGGCCAACCGCCCGTTTCTGTATCGGGCGCTCATTCTTCTGGTTGACGGTATGCCAGGTGACCAGGTGGAGCGGGTGATGCAGCGGGAAATCGCTGCGCGCAACACACGTCATGGGAAGAGCGCCATGGTCCTGCGCCGCGCTGGTGACATTTCGCCGGCCATGGGCCTGATCGGCACGCTGGTCGGTCTGGTTCAGATGCTGGGCGGACTGGATGACCCGTCCACCATCGGACCGGCCATGGCCGTCGCCCTGCTGACTACATTCTATGGCGCGATCCTGGCCAATGTGGTGTTCCTGCCGCTGGCCGGCAAGCTGGAGCGCAACACCAATGCCGAAGCGATGGTTGACACCATCTTTCTGCAGGGCGTCGCGTCCATTGGCCGTCAGGAAAACCCGCGAAGACTGCAAATGACGCTCAATACGCTTCTGCCGCCGGAAATCCGCATCGAGGATTCACAATGA